The window GCTGAGGTTACACATCTCTTCAGATCTTTGCTGCGTCTTCCATTATTATAGTGTTGTAGCAGTTTCTTTAATCTAAATCGACAgcttccctctctctttttttttttttatcacttatcATCATCTACATCCACATCTACTCCTAATCCTAATATAGCCTATACTAGGGGAGGGACCCAACAGGGTCACGGGAAATCGATGTGGACTAAACTACCATCGGGCCATACGGGTGCACAGCACCCACATGGATCTTAAGTAAAGCCACATTAAGTAGCAACTTTTGATGGGAGCAAGGGTTGAACCCTTGACCTCCCACCCCACACTAAAGGTGGTGGCCAACTCCACTAAAGGGGGTTGGTTAATCGACAGCTTCCCTCATCACCAGAGATCACGTAGCATCTGGAATCTACCCCAAAAGACAATACAGTCTGATTTGATTTGAAGGAGAATCAGTTCAAATATTAGCCCATTGGCTCCGTTTGAATTAGTTTATTTTGgggatgtttttgaaaaattttactgcagcagagtttttagagtatattttgggatatttttaaaaaatattttagaatatttaagagtagtagagtttttaaaatatattttgagatattttttaaacaataaaaaaatttgatattACTTTTTAGAGtgctttttaaaaatttttatagtatttaaaaaactagtttttgaaaaactaatttattcaaaagttagGAGTTTTTCCTCATGCTGCGTCACCAATATCTTTCTCATAATTTAGAAGGCCCGATTGGTATTTTTACAAGACGGCCAGCTGAGCAAATTACTGATCACACGCTTTTCCCCCGCTCAAGGGACTCAATAATGTCTAACAGTCCAAATGTCTCTTTCTTTAGTTAAGAACAACCTATCATTTGgggttcttctttttctttctttttttttgtttgggcttaattaatttcaaaagtttgactTTTGTATTAATCAAACTTCGAGAAATCAACTCCCAGTGGAGTTCTTCTTTCTTTAATCCTTTCTTCTGTCGATTATTTGGTTAAACAAATTTTCGAGCGTCTTGAATTCCGCTACATTGCTATCCGACTGTACGTATGTATATATACAAGTGGATTGACAAATAGGAGTGGTAAAAGCCGTTGGTGAGCCTTTGGCAATAGTTTTGGTGGTGTTTTCCCTCCTTCTTTCCCTATATCCCACATCGATTGTGAGAGTGATGTGTGTGCGTACTACTTAAAGTTCTCAGTGTAGTCTGAAAGTCAACATGCCTTATGGATTGGGCTGTGGGTTTCCCTTAAatagtatgtgtgtgtgttaTTTGCGGTTGTTGGTGGATTGAcaaataggatttttttttttttttgagaatgaCAAAGAGAAATTCCTATTCCAGTTTTGCTTTATGGAGAAACTTGTTTTCGAGTTTTGATTGCTTTTTGTGCCCTTTTGGGTCCTAGAGCATCCATTCATGGTGGCGGGCAGACCTTGATGTCAGGCTTTTACGTTCCCAGATCTTTGCATGGGCGGCGGGCAGACCATTTCGCAAGCCCAAACTGAAGAACGAGACGAGGTTGGAGATTAGGGGGCTGGAGGGGTTtcttcaaaataaataaacactcCTAActagattatataaggggcaaAATTTTCTCATTGTGCTGTGGCTGTAGTTTTGTTGTAGCAAGCAATTTTTTGCATCCTTAAAAGATGGCGTCGCATACAGAATAATCAATATGAGCTGATTTGTCAACATGTCGGGTCTGTTGCCTAGACTTGGCATCCTTCACTTCTTTTTGGGCACCCTTTTAATGTTTTGTTGCAAAAATGCGGCAAGTaacctcttttttcttttgtttttttaatgtCAGGATTATATATCAGCTAGCGCCGCGGAATATAAAAGCAATACGAGGAGCCAACCGCTGCTTTTCGATTTTCATATACAGAAGACTCTTTCATtctataataatcaagaaaacgAACAAAGCTTAGATGTGGATTATCCTCAACTGACCGATGTTCCTCCCTGATTATTAAGAAGCAAAAGCCCAGCGGCTGTTAGCATGCAGGGAGTGATCTGAACTTTCAACTTAAATGCAGTTTGCATAGCATATTAAAGTCGCAcactgtatatatatatatttaacaaTAACATTTCTTCTCAAAAAGCAAGATTCAAATGTTCGTAACATGAATTTACTCAAACAAGATTACTAGACagacttcaaaattttcagaaaagcCTTCCAGCCGAACATTAACAAGCCAACTCAAGTTCCAGCTTTCCGGCGACCAACACGAGCAACAAATCCTGCTTTAATTGGAGCAACTGACCTTCCAGAACCACACTGCAATGAAAAAACAGACGAGTAATTTCAGAAAGATATTCACAAGGCAATAGTAAAGAAGATAAAACACGAAAATAGGATAAACAAATCCATCCGGAGCTGTTCCTTAATTTTCACGAGTAACCAAAAGTTCATTGGGACTGCAATTCTGCAACCAAAAGTTGTGTCACTAATCTTAGACAAAAGTACTCGCATCTTCCACAAGGCCTCAGAACAGTCATATTCATctaatcataaaaaatgtaTCAGACAATGTAGGCTCTTCGGAATACATCATTGGCCTTGTGTGACAAAAGCTGTCAGGATGATTTAAGTTTTCCAAAGAGCAGATGAGAACACAGACGATTTAAGAAACTCAAAAATCAATGACGTTCTCGACGCCCTACCACACACAGGCCCTCTTCTCCTCTACAATCACTCTACTCCACCTGCCCCTTGGGtgtttgttggggggggggggttgtggTGGTTTTGGGGGAGGAGAGAGAAAGTAAAGCTTCCAAAGTTTTGGATAAAAACAAGTTGCAGAGGCCTCAGAGCAAAATGCTCTTCAGGAAACACGATCAGACAATGCAGGCAAACACAAATCGTCACACACCCCAGCCCCAATTGGCAAACAGAAATGATAAGAAGTAACATGAATAATTAATATTCCAACTACAAGGAAAAGGACAAGTTATCAAAAGTAAAAGGTCTTGAAAGAGAAAATGCTTGGAAATTTCACAATTTAGAGTAGAACCCTATACCTACAAAAAGAGAGGGCGGCCAGGGGGAAACAATATCATACCTTTTCACATCTAAGGAAGAAGAGCCTGTTCTCCTTTGAAAGGATTGTATCGGGACTTTTGCACCCATTGCAAATGACATATTCATCTGTATATAAAATATATCGTCAGCAAAATCTCTGCAAATATTACAAAACTTGAACTAATATCCACTTGTTACAGAATATTAGGTGACCTTACAACCAGACCAATGTGACAGATTGCTTTAATTACTTTCCAGGATTGAATATCAGTAGGAGGTATCCACTTCTAAATTAcaaattgaacaatttaatcTCACAATTGACTAGGCATGCCAGGTGGCAATGACAAGAACTTACTGACATATCGCCGCAAGATGCCCTCAAAATTTTTAGGCGCAAATCTTCCTTTAACAACAAGCCTTTGCTGTCCATCAAGTGACCCACTTGTACCCATTTCAGCCAGCAAGAAAGTCATGACATGCTCTGGTTGCCTATGCATCCTGTTCATAGATATCAACAAAACAAAGGCAACATTACTGACATATTGCACATTGACAGGTTCACTAGATATAAAGAGAGAACAAAAGAGACACCAAaggaaatttaaaaagaaataacaTGGTGTTTCAGCTGATTCATAATAAATCAAACCTTCTACTGAAAAATAAAGCACAAAGCTCACAAATGAGAATTCATTACAAGCTAACTGTAATACATTTTGCAGCAAAAATTACTAGGACTACCATTTTGAGGCTACACAATAGGTTGATTAAGCAACTAATGAGTTcccattaaaaaaatgaatagacaaGTGTGCAAGCGCTGCAGAATGACACAAGCAACTGAAGCACTATAAGGCAAGCATCCCCAATAAAAGAAGGGGGGGGGAGTACACAAGCGTTTTGTATGATGACATGTAATTTGGACAGATATAACGTACGTTTTGCAGAGGTCCATGAAATTCACGAAAACAGTTTTCTTGGTGCCTTCACGAAGAACCTGAGGAGGCCGCATTACTGTCCTCCGCCTGTCTCCAGCAAGCTCAGGATTATTCTCACGAAGAATGTTGAAAACTCTTCCCAGAAGCTGCAAAGTTTTAAATGAAATTACAGTAATGACAAAGAAAAGCATAGGAAAGCACAGTTAGATCTTAACATTAACATGAGCACTTGACCAAGatattccttcaaaaaaaaaagggattagATCCCTTTTTCTATGTTCGATAATTATAAGAACATGAATGGCTGCAAATTGtgacttaaaaaaaaagaatcaccTCTTCATATTCATAATCTCGATCACTTCCCTCCCATGGATAGTGTTGCAGAACAATTCCTTCAGCTTCTTCATCCTCTCCGATTTGATCTACAAAAACACAGAAATGTTAACCGGTGGAACATGTACAAAAACTCGGACGGCTAGGACCCAACAGAATCTGAATTCTCTCCCACGTAGCAGTTTCAGAGAACAAGCATTTACCATCCAACTCATCTCCTGTGTTTTCCTTGTCATCATTCAATAGATCTGTATGTGCCTGCACCAATAATTTAAAGATGTCATGGTAGCTCGAGATACAATGTAATGTATATTAAATTGTTCAGATAAACATGGACAGCAGCATACTTACaggtttcttcttcttttttttcaaacccGCAAATGTAGTTTCAAGGCCATCAGAAACTGCACGCATATGTCAACATTAGGggaataacaaaaaaaaaaccagtgcACGGGTACCCTCCGAATGTGGAATAGTTTACCTGATAGGCTTTCAGTTTTTTCAGCCAACTCACTCACAGGATCATCAGCAGGATCTTGAATTacaactttcttctttttcttcttctttgtggGATCAAAGGGGGCAATCTGCAAAAAAAGAGCTCAAGGATTTAATGAATTCACCTAAAAATCAATGGGAATCGAAAAGAGAAGCATCTTCCTTTACAGAGCTACTGATTTCAGCATAGAAACTAAGTACAATATTTCTTTCCGTTCCTCCGCAGCAAATAGTCACATACCAAGACGCGAACgccaaaaccctaattgtcAGAGAGTGAAATcccaactttgaaaattatcTCACCTTTCAATTCGATAATATAACATAAAAAGAAACAAGCATTCAATTCGCCCGAGACATATATCTAAACAAACCCATGGAGCGAGAAAGACTTACATCCCCAGCCTCATCCTTGACTTCCTCCTGGGCGGTTGCCTCCTCCTGCACCGCCTCCTTATGATTTTCTTCCTCAGCCATATCGattctttttttaaaacctAAACAATCCAAAGAACGCAAAGGGCCGCAAGCGAttgccccccaaaaaaaaatattccttAATATAAAAGGATTCGCAGCGGGCTCAAACATTTCAGCATAAAATGAGCAGAAAAAAGAGCATAATATTCTCTTAATTTGGAATGAAATAGTGATGAAGCGCTGGAAAAGCCGAAGCGACGTTACCTGGCGATGGGGTTGAAGACTGTAGGTGTCGGGGAATGAATGTCCGGTTTGGGAGTCTTTGCGGCTGATTGCTGATTATCTCTTTCCTTTCGCGTTTCGGCTGTCGACTGCCTCCGAAGAACAGGGGGCCTTTTGTGCTTTGTAGGCGATTCTCTTTAGGGCTCCTACTATAGGGCCAACATACATGGGCCGTAAAAGTTGTTTTTCGTGGGCCTTGAAGGCTTGAACCAAAGACTGAAAGTTTTTCTTGGTATTTTCTCCATCGCAATTTCCTTTCATCTATTTGTAAAATTTGGCGTCGAGTATTTTGAGTTCAAATTAGGACTAAACCAAAAGATATCCAAGTCATTTGCGGTTCTTCAATTGCACAGCGATCTACCGCTTTTAAACgttgaattattttatttgccACCCCTGATAGAAGAAAACCAGCAGATCATCTGAACTTCAAATTCCTTTTTAAGTAATACTGTATATtttactatataaaaaaaaaaaaaaaacaagtactccattattattattttttatttaatttaaatgATTGGGTGCggattgtttttctttttcccccacagACCGGCGGACAAGATATTCTTCAGATGTTCGTCGTCACCAATACATCCTCCGGTCCGGACCATAGTGGCTCTCAGGAGTGGAGAGGGCTAACGTGACAGCGAAAGCAACCACATTCTTAtccattattaaaaaaaaaatgaaaaacgaaAAAATTAACACACCACTTCTTCCAAATTAGAAGGAAGCAATTAGTAGTGTTTGTTGCCACATTTTTGGAATCAAACAAAGCAATTAGTGTTAATGGGAGACCATTGACCCAAGGAAtgcttctaaaaaaaaaaaaaaaaaaaatctccaaaTCTGTCATAATCTACTGTTCATCTTCATCACCATAAATGAAATGGAGGGTGGTGAGTAGTTTATAATTTGATGAAGCAGACATCGCTGTGGGCTCCAAATCCAACATTTCTGCTCCCGAAAATTTAGGATAATCTGGTTTTGTTTTTCTCGTGGAGGATATACAACATGAGCTAAAAATGTTGGAATGGATTTTCattgtcaaatcaaatcaaacggTTCACCATTTTCGGGTCACGGACGTTACAGTACTCTAATTCTATATCTAGCGGGGGCGAATTTTGCCAGGAAGGGATACAGGATAACCCCAAGGGGTCACAGGATTGTTCTGCAGTAACTCCGTGAACATGGGACGAAACAAATAATCCTCGtaaataatccaccatttcacaaatatttttcGTCTAGTGTTAATTAATGCTCGTAAAAGTAATTCTCACATTTTGCATCCGCCACTAATCACCAATATTTTAAAACAGGAAACAGAAAAGCAGAGCACGTACGTACAAATGAAACCATGAAGAGCAGCTCATAGTAATATTTATTAACTACCATCTTTGTTTGATTCACTCGTTCGTTAGGATCGATCATTTTTACtcataataaaattacataacGAAAGATATCTACACATATTTACatacgtaaaaaaaaaaaaaagagaataaaacgGACGATGAAATCTATAGATTTTTCACTCGGTGAAGATTCTAACAAAATACAAAGCCTGGGAGGCCTTTTTGTTTTCGAGTGCATAATCTGGAATCGGTAATAACGAGACCCGGATTACATTATTACTCCCTCCCTCTTTTTATgactgacgtttaagaaatttgctttAATGTACTTTTTTCTGTCGTTTTATTATCGCTATacagtattaattattttttcacaattttacccttttatctctccTTTCCAATACAGGattcttaattactactcctagtAATTATTGCTCCTATCTTTGTAACAACCCTAGtaattaatgagggtacaaaaggaaagtagcGTACAGATTTAAgtaatgaaaaacttttcttaattgatgTGCAAaatcttaaacgtcagttataaaaaaaagggaggaagtattaaagaaatgaagaaaaatgaattgaTCTCCTTTATCAATAAAAGCACGAGTTTGATTGGGTGCAATCCTAATCGGCAATTTCGCTTAAACacctttatttctttttttaaaattttttaccatGATGGATTAATTAAGGTCCCCTCATAGGTCGTATCTCCAAAAAGATTCAACGAacattattgatttttttttttttcgggtggTTCTTGCAGTGAAAGGCGGCTTGAGAAGAATTCATGATTGGCTTGGCAATAAACGTATCCTCTATTTGTCGGCTTTATAATTACTACTACTAGTTAAAAGTCATTTGTGGCTATGGACCTACGGTGACTGTCGTTTTTTTTGGTTGGTTGACCTACATTAGGTGGTGGGACCCACCAAAAGCCGGAGCACATGTGGCTATTTCTGTCAATTAATATCAACCCGATTACATTCGGAACTGTTTAAAACCATTGATTGGTGACCACAGCCGCCGGTAGCCTGTTGAGTAGCATCAGCAAAGCTTTTGAGCCGGTCCACTGAATTTTGTCTATTTCCGCTGTTTCCCACTCAACTTACGATTTAAGTCTCACATTCCAGCAAACTGAGCTTTCTCCTCAAGTTTTGTTATGGACGTCCTTCTACTGAATTACTACCATATATGTTTTATTCACCTCGCGCAAGTATGACTTTTCCCAGCTTCAATATCAAGAAGAATTTTATTCACCTCACCCCTCTGTTTATGCTCACACCTTTGCAATCTATTTTATGTTTAATCTAGCATTTATCCCCTGCATTAGCCTGGAAAAATATTTATTGTAATTAGTTATAAATTGATGTGAGGCATAAATAATTCATCGACAATACTTATGTATATCATTTATATTTACACCAAAAAATTATTGTATTCCAAACATTTGATTTGCCATATTAGTTTTTAGAAACTGTTAAGTACAATGTAATAATAATCATTAAATAGTATAATTAAAAACATGTATTTTTTGAGATAGCATTTAAATTTTCTCATCAGTGTGATTATACACCTAGTCATATTCATTTTCAATTCAAGGCaacaaacaataataataaagcaATCTATATTTACATGAATGATTGACAACTTTGCATCAAAGTTAATAAATTTACCATTTTAATAGTTAAATccacagtttaaaaaaaaagtcaccACATGCATGTGGACAAAAAATAACTCAAGTTAATTAAAAGGGATAGAAGTTGTTATGAGAGAGAAAAATTATGAGTAAAATTGGTTGGAGGAGACTTATATGCAAAAATAAGTAAAACCCAAATATACATTGACTCATTAATGCACTTCAACTAGACATGTTATTTTGGagagaaaaattaattaattgaatTCAGAACTTTCATTGGTTAGACGAAGTTGGCAAGCGACGACTTGTAATGTAAAGAAAGTCAAAATTTACTTTCTCTTTCTAGTATTATCTTTGACCAAGGATGGATTCAATTGCATTGATTTTCCTCGTGTTCCCAATGTCTTTGTGGGCATGAATACGAAGATTTACTGTTACTccctccctccgtcccactttgatagttttatATTCCTTTTTTATCTATCCCAAATTGTAgttcactttccaattgaagaatgtagttatattttaatttttctaaaatacccttattcaatgtaaatAGTTGTTATTATAAACCTACCCTATTTAATGAGAggtgattctttttttaccatcaattcaagttcccataaacttgtatcatatttaatgtgaggatattttagaaaaatagcaatctaaatttacttttccaacaaagttaactactttttcttaaactgtgtgaaaaaaaataggattatcaaagtgggacggagggagtagtattAGTTTACGGCTACTTTTAGAATCCAAATTCATAGGAGCAAGGAGATAAATATAGCACattaatacacacacacacacacatatatatatggatGGACAATTGTACACAGAAGGATTGTGGGAGAAGAGAAACAAAATCAATGAtttttatatgtaattttagTTAAAAATGAGTACAACAAGACTCATCAACCCATGATGGTTTGGCACTTCAATAAAACTTTTAGTATGACAAGACTCTTGCAATATATCCCATTTAAATGTGTCAATTCCACTCGATTGCTATTTAAGACAGCTTGCATATCATGGAGTTAtacttctccatttcttctggTTTACCTTAATAGCTAGTTTGGATGTTTAGGTTAGACAAGAAAAGATGGGAAATGTTAAgttatgaaagaaaagaaaagaataaaagaaagagGAGATTTCAATGTTATTTGGAAGTTTTAGAAGGAAGTAAAGTGattttggatatatatatatatgtgtgtcaataaaatttcattcaataaatttgtgagaataaaatgggtaatttttaaaaattttgtaagCTTCCATCAGTTTTCCTTTGCTTTCCGCTCGTGTTTTgtccaaacaaaaattttttttggtgcGGTGCGGTAGCAGCACTTGACATACTTAAAAGTCCCAAACGTAATAAAATCCACCTTTCTCTCATTTCTTTTCAATTCCGTTGAAATCTCGACCCCCAGACCAGGTACAAGAGAATAGGATGAGTGTCCTGAAAGAAGCATGCAACAACACTGCAGCAGCTGTCAACAAGATGAGGCTAATTGCTTAGaatatatgtaaaaaaaatataaaatcgcACAAATGTATCTCTGACACACACCAATTCTCATTTTATATCTGCCGTGCTGATTAGGCACGGTTGCAGAACTAATTGTCAGAAACTCTGCAAAAATGTCAATAGGTCAGTGGcccacgatttttttttttaattagccTGTCCCCAGCCATACTGACTGGGCACGGCTGGGGACAGgcggccaaaaaaaaaaaaaaaagggccagCAAATGAGATATATTTGGGAACATGAATTTTGTAGCAAAAGTGAAACGAAAGGCCATACAAATTCACTGCACTAGCTGCCCTCTTTCTTACTTTCACTATTTTCTTTGCTATTTATTTCTTGGAAGAGATATCTAAACGATTTTATTGCACTAATCCTAATCAAAGATTTTGGTTTTATAAATTAAagattttgctgtggagtcttATAACACTTAAGTTAGgaagatcaaaatttcaaagtgGAAATGGAagattattatatttttcaaactGCAAATTAGTATAATTCTATGTACAATGAAAATTCAATGCTTGCTCAAATTTTTTGACGAACAACATGTGTAAGCTAATATATGAATATTTATATGTAAATTAAATGCAGTTTATACGCGACAAAATTCGTGAATAAGAATCCAtatatgtaaaattaatatacattttttaatttttgctaGTAATTAGATACATTTGTGACTAATTGGCATTCAAAGCTAAATTTTAATCACTGATTTTAATTTCTACAAGATGAAGATGGGTTTTAATTTCTTGGCATCCAAGCCACCTATAATTGTATCCATTACCTATTTAATAGGGTCATAAAACAcacgaaaatttttttaa is drawn from Coffea arabica cultivar ET-39 chromosome 1c, Coffea Arabica ET-39 HiFi, whole genome shotgun sequence and contains these coding sequences:
- the LOC113731497 gene encoding eukaryotic translation initiation factor 2 subunit beta-like; its protein translation is MAEEENHKEAVQEEATAQEEVKDEAGDIAPFDPTKKKKKKKVVIQDPADDPVSELAEKTESLSVSDGLETTFAGLKKKKKKPAHTDLLNDDKENTGDELDDQIGEDEEAEGIVLQHYPWEGSDRDYEYEELLGRVFNILRENNPELAGDRRRTVMRPPQVLREGTKKTVFVNFMDLCKTMHRQPEHVMTFLLAEMGTSGSLDGQQRLVVKGRFAPKNFEGILRRYVNEYVICNGCKSPDTILSKENRLFFLRCEKCGSGRSVAPIKAGFVARVGRRKAGT